The following are encoded together in the Paludisphaera mucosa genome:
- a CDS encoding metallophosphoesterase — MFSTLLFYATFAIGEAASIVFAINVVHGFPWKVRWTEHATLAALAVCGLISFESTRRHWMVPVSEWPPPLVVFAVFCSAVAVVGLPVATLARLRRGRLAESMPRERRAAIVDAPRAGFIGDGSHAWMLRLPGNTSLDLETHDWSVPFRRLPSEMDGLSILHLTDLHFSRAYDRRYFEAVCDVAADMTSDVVVVTGDLIDDPECIDWIAPFLERLPGRLGRFAILGNHDQHHDIDRIAEAATDAGFTVLDGHVATIDVNGRRLAVGGTCAPWGPAIADDAIPESDFSILLSHTPDQVYKAARQGWDFILCGHNHGGQVRLPVIGPVLMPSRYSRRFDLGFFEVPPSLMYVSQGIGSKHPIRYGCTPEISRFTLVPAAAVATPHGHHAAPERSPIRA, encoded by the coding sequence TTGTTCAGCACCCTGTTATTTTACGCGACGTTCGCGATCGGCGAGGCGGCCAGCATCGTCTTCGCGATCAACGTCGTCCACGGCTTCCCCTGGAAGGTCCGCTGGACGGAGCATGCGACGTTGGCCGCGCTGGCGGTCTGCGGCCTGATCTCCTTCGAATCGACGCGCCGGCACTGGATGGTTCCGGTCTCCGAATGGCCGCCGCCCCTGGTGGTCTTCGCCGTCTTCTGCTCGGCGGTGGCGGTCGTGGGGCTGCCGGTGGCGACGCTCGCCCGGCTGCGTCGCGGTCGGCTGGCGGAATCGATGCCCCGGGAGCGGCGGGCCGCCATCGTCGACGCCCCGCGGGCGGGCTTCATCGGCGACGGCTCGCACGCCTGGATGCTCCGGCTCCCGGGCAACACCTCGCTCGACCTGGAGACCCACGACTGGTCGGTGCCCTTCCGGCGGCTGCCTTCCGAGATGGACGGGCTGTCGATCCTCCACCTGACCGACCTGCACTTCTCGCGGGCCTACGATCGCCGCTACTTCGAGGCCGTCTGCGACGTCGCGGCCGACATGACTTCGGACGTCGTCGTGGTCACGGGGGACCTGATCGACGACCCCGAGTGCATCGACTGGATCGCACCGTTCCTCGAACGGCTGCCCGGCCGCCTGGGACGGTTCGCGATCCTGGGCAACCACGACCAGCATCACGACATCGACCGGATCGCCGAGGCCGCGACCGACGCCGGCTTCACGGTCCTCGACGGCCACGTCGCGACGATCGACGTGAACGGCCGTCGCCTGGCGGTCGGCGGGACGTGCGCCCCCTGGGGGCCGGCGATCGCCGACGACGCGATCCCCGAGTCCGATTTCTCGATCCTCCTGAGCCACACGCCCGACCAGGTGTACAAGGCGGCACGCCAGGGCTGGGACTTCATCCTCTGCGGCCACAACCACGGCGGCCAGGTCCGGCTCCCCGTGATCGGGCCAGTCCTCATGCCCAGCCGCTACAGCCGCCGGTTCGACCTGGGCTTCTTCGAGGTCCCGCCCTCTCTGATGTACGTCAGCCAGGGGATCGGGTCCAAGCACCCGATCCGCTACGGCTGCACGCCCGAGATCAGCCGGTTCACGCTCGTCCCCGCCGCCGCCGTCGCCACGCCGCACGGCCATCACGCCGCCCCCGAGCGCTCGCCGATCCGGGCGTGA
- a CDS encoding SGNH/GDSL hydrolase family protein: protein MKQPRPRPELLMFLFLAPLAAPAAAEEAVAWCDVRTLTIEGQAWKETHLKAPFDRLPAKAEGVVRPPVWNLSRDSAGIAVRFVTDATEIHARWTLTKGGLAMPHMPATGVSGLDLYARDAAGRWRWVAVGQPSEKANTKMLVKGLDSATREYLLYLPLYNGVSAVEVGVPNGVEIRPADPRKPESARPIVFYGTSITHGGCASRPGMVHTAILGRWLDRPVINLGFSGNGTMDSSIADLLVEIDAAVYVIDCLPNMTADMIAERTGPLVKTLRKTRPEVPILLVEDRSYTDSTFLKAHRERNETSRAALKKAFRTLVDEGIPNLHYLEGPAQLGDDGEGTVDGSHPTDLGFQKMADVFTPAVESALKASPVGR from the coding sequence ATGAAGCAACCACGTCCCCGTCCGGAACTCCTGATGTTCCTCTTCCTGGCCCCGCTCGCGGCCCCCGCCGCGGCCGAGGAGGCCGTCGCCTGGTGCGACGTCCGCACGCTGACGATCGAGGGGCAGGCGTGGAAGGAGACCCACCTCAAGGCCCCTTTCGACAGGCTGCCGGCGAAGGCCGAGGGCGTGGTCCGGCCGCCGGTCTGGAACCTCTCGCGGGATTCGGCGGGGATCGCCGTCCGGTTCGTCACCGACGCGACCGAGATCCACGCGCGCTGGACGTTGACCAAGGGGGGCCTGGCGATGCCCCACATGCCCGCCACGGGCGTCAGCGGGCTCGACCTCTACGCGCGCGACGCCGCGGGGCGATGGCGCTGGGTCGCCGTCGGCCAGCCTTCGGAGAAGGCGAACACCAAGATGCTCGTGAAGGGGCTCGACTCCGCGACGCGCGAGTATCTGCTCTACCTGCCCCTCTACAACGGCGTGTCGGCGGTCGAGGTAGGGGTCCCGAACGGCGTCGAGATTCGCCCCGCCGATCCGCGCAAGCCGGAATCGGCGCGGCCGATCGTATTCTACGGGACGTCGATCACGCACGGCGGCTGCGCGTCGCGGCCGGGGATGGTGCACACGGCGATCCTCGGACGCTGGCTCGACCGGCCGGTGATCAACCTGGGTTTCAGCGGCAACGGCACGATGGACTCGTCGATCGCGGACCTGCTCGTCGAGATCGACGCCGCCGTCTATGTGATCGACTGCCTGCCGAACATGACCGCCGACATGATCGCCGAGCGCACCGGGCCTCTCGTGAAGACGCTCCGGAAAACGCGGCCCGAGGTCCCCATCCTCCTCGTCGAGGATCGCTCCTACACCGACTCGACCTTCCTGAAGGCCCATCGGGAGCGGAACGAGACCAGTCGCGCCGCATTGAAGAAGGCGTTCCGAACGCTCGTCGACGAGGGCATTCCCAACCTTCACTACCTGGAAGGCCCCGCCCAGCTCGGCGACGACGGCGAAGGGACGGTCGACGGATCGCACCCGACGGACCTGGGCTTCCAGAAGATGGCCGACGTGTTCACGCCCGCCGTCGAATCGGCGCTGAAGGCCTCCCCCGTGGGCCGCTGA
- a CDS encoding glycosyltransferase family 2 protein, producing MDDVPAGPASTEPGRPSLSVVVPVHNGGRDFERCLRRLRESSWARFELLVVDDGSTDDSGPVAVRHGASVLRHDRPLGPAAARNLGAEKATGELIFFLDADVAVHPDTIERGMTRFLDDPGLTALFGSYDDRPLAPGIVSRFRNLLHHYVHQQGDFVDDARPAHTFWTGCGMIRRAAFREFGGFDPRLYARPSIEDIELGYRLTRAGRKIVLARDVQATHMKRWTLFEVVRTDVFRRGVPWMLLIKRSGTVETDLNVQAAQKLSVAATGGLLLATAALPMTAWAGAVAVACAGGVVALNTPLYRFLARRRGVGFAVGSFPLHLLYFVCCGVSVVIALTRWYVLDRRRRPVAEGRVDRGGRPIPPPAWVRLARRLQRWTTRSR from the coding sequence ATGGACGATGTCCCCGCCGGTCCGGCGAGCACGGAGCCGGGGAGGCCGTCGCTTTCCGTCGTCGTTCCCGTCCACAACGGGGGCCGCGACTTCGAGCGCTGCCTCCGCCGGCTTCGTGAATCTTCCTGGGCCCGATTCGAGCTGCTCGTCGTCGACGACGGCTCGACCGATGATTCCGGGCCCGTGGCCGTGCGCCACGGGGCGTCCGTGCTGCGCCACGACCGCCCCCTCGGCCCCGCCGCCGCCCGCAACCTCGGCGCGGAAAAAGCGACCGGCGAGCTGATCTTCTTCCTCGACGCCGACGTCGCCGTCCACCCGGACACGATCGAGCGGGGGATGACGCGGTTCCTGGACGACCCCGGCCTGACCGCCCTGTTCGGGTCGTACGACGACCGGCCGCTCGCGCCGGGGATCGTCAGCCGGTTCCGCAACCTGCTCCACCATTACGTCCACCAGCAAGGCGACTTCGTCGACGACGCCCGCCCGGCCCACACGTTCTGGACCGGCTGCGGGATGATCCGTCGCGCCGCCTTCCGCGAATTCGGCGGCTTCGACCCCCGGCTCTACGCCCGGCCGTCGATCGAGGACATCGAGCTGGGCTACCGCCTGACCCGCGCCGGCCGCAAGATCGTCCTGGCCCGCGACGTCCAGGCGACCCACATGAAGCGCTGGACGCTGTTCGAGGTCGTCCGCACCGACGTCTTCCGCCGCGGGGTGCCGTGGATGCTCCTCATCAAGCGGAGCGGGACGGTCGAGACCGACCTCAACGTGCAGGCGGCGCAGAAACTTTCTGTCGCAGCCACCGGCGGGCTCCTGCTGGCGACGGCCGCGCTGCCGATGACGGCCTGGGCCGGCGCGGTTGCTGTGGCCTGCGCCGGCGGCGTCGTGGCTCTGAACACCCCGCTCTATCGGTTCCTGGCGCGACGTCGCGGGGTCGGCTTCGCCGTGGGCTCGTTCCCGCTGCACCTGCTGTATTTCGTGTGCTGCGGCGTCTCGGTCGTGATCGCCCTGACCCGATGGTACGTCCTCGACCGGCGCAGGCGTCCGGTCGCCGAGGGCCGCGTCGATCGCGGCGGACGCCCCATCCCCCCGCCGGCCTGGGTCCGGCTGGCAAGGAGGCTCCAGCGATGGACGACGCGATCAAGGTAG
- a CDS encoding RNA polymerase sigma factor, with protein sequence MEAGDPKAKLSDLLTQTTLLYQAQNGTPEQADKAKQLLMLRYSGAVHRYLLKVVGDPDVARDLNQEFSVKFLEGKFRQFDPSRGRFRDYLKRAVHNLMVDHFRKKKVVSQLDTAMEAAIVSDDGLADFDEQFLRSWRQDLMARAWDALRAHESNTGQPFWQVMKLRLARPALRSPELAQELSQRIGKPMSAGNLRQILHRARDKFTEFLVDEVRVSLQNPSRDEVEEELGDLKLLEFCKPTLGRAKFDQPMN encoded by the coding sequence GTGGAAGCCGGCGATCCCAAAGCCAAGCTCTCCGACCTTTTGACCCAAACGACCCTGCTTTATCAGGCGCAGAATGGCACCCCGGAGCAGGCTGACAAGGCCAAACAGCTCTTGATGCTTCGCTATTCCGGTGCCGTCCACCGATATCTCCTGAAAGTCGTCGGCGACCCCGACGTGGCCCGCGACCTCAACCAGGAGTTCTCGGTCAAGTTCCTGGAAGGGAAGTTCCGCCAGTTCGATCCCAGCCGGGGCCGGTTCCGCGACTATTTGAAACGCGCCGTGCACAACCTGATGGTCGACCACTTCCGCAAGAAGAAGGTCGTCTCCCAGCTCGACACGGCGATGGAGGCCGCGATCGTCAGCGACGACGGCCTGGCCGACTTCGACGAGCAATTCCTGCGGAGCTGGCGCCAGGACCTCATGGCCCGCGCCTGGGACGCGCTTCGGGCGCACGAGAGCAACACCGGCCAGCCCTTCTGGCAGGTCATGAAGCTTCGCCTCGCCCGGCCAGCCCTGCGCTCGCCCGAGCTGGCGCAGGAGCTGTCGCAGCGGATCGGCAAGCCGATGTCGGCCGGCAACCTCCGGCAGATCCTCCACCGCGCCCGCGACAAGTTCACCGAGTTTCTGGTCGACGAGGTCCGGGTCTCGCTCCAGAACCCCAGCCGCGACGAGGTCGAGGAAGAACTCGGCGACCTCAAGCTGCTGGAGTTCTGCAAGCCGACCCTGGGCCGGGCGAAGTTCGACCAGCCGATGAACTGA
- a CDS encoding glycosyltransferase family 4 protein yields MRIGFDGTCLANRRGFGRFARRLLAAFVPRAIEEGHEVVVVIDGPSAAAVELPDGVVSLVVGVRDAPSAAATAKGRRGLLDMLAMGRAVAGARLDLMYFPATYSFYPVWGVPRVVVTMHDTLTLEHPELVFPTFAGRAAWTVKEFVAVRSAHRIVTVSETSKRYLMRRLRLAEDRLRVVGEAADPVFRPIEDEARAAEALERYGVPADSRFLLYVGGLSPHKNLPRLVEAFAEAAPADVRLVLTGDFHDVFHTHVPEIRRTIAERGLESRVILPGFVPDEDLAVFYSRTYALVFPSLLEGFGLPAVEAMACGAPVIASRAGSLPEVVGEAGIFFDPLDVADIARALDAILRDPARRDALAALALRRAATFDWDRSAQSLLACFRELDPAGSSRRRPPNAPHRRRTTRELGLNEISRDALLDGRPGPVGEATQRPNLN; encoded by the coding sequence ATGCGTATCGGCTTCGACGGCACCTGCCTGGCCAACCGCCGGGGCTTCGGCCGCTTCGCGCGTCGGTTGCTTGCGGCCTTCGTCCCCAGGGCGATCGAGGAAGGGCACGAGGTCGTCGTCGTCATCGACGGCCCCTCCGCGGCGGCTGTCGAGCTTCCCGACGGGGTCGTCTCGCTCGTCGTGGGCGTCCGCGACGCCCCCAGCGCGGCGGCGACGGCGAAGGGCCGCCGCGGGCTGCTCGACATGCTGGCCATGGGCCGGGCCGTCGCCGGGGCGAGGCTCGACCTCATGTACTTCCCGGCCACGTACAGCTTCTACCCCGTGTGGGGCGTCCCGCGCGTCGTGGTCACGATGCACGACACGCTCACCCTGGAGCACCCCGAGCTGGTCTTCCCCACCTTCGCGGGCCGGGCCGCGTGGACGGTGAAGGAGTTCGTCGCCGTCCGGTCGGCCCACCGCATCGTCACGGTCTCCGAGACCTCGAAACGCTACCTGATGAGGCGGCTGCGGCTCGCCGAGGACCGGCTGCGGGTCGTCGGCGAGGCGGCCGACCCGGTGTTCCGGCCGATCGAGGACGAGGCGAGAGCGGCCGAGGCGTTGGAGCGATACGGCGTCCCGGCGGACTCCCGGTTCCTGCTCTACGTCGGCGGCCTGAGCCCTCACAAGAACCTGCCGAGGCTCGTCGAGGCGTTCGCCGAGGCGGCCCCGGCCGACGTGCGGCTCGTCCTAACCGGCGACTTCCACGACGTCTTCCACACCCACGTCCCGGAGATCCGCCGCACGATCGCCGAGCGGGGCCTGGAAAGCCGAGTGATCCTGCCGGGGTTCGTGCCCGACGAGGACCTCGCGGTTTTCTACAGCCGCACGTACGCCCTGGTCTTCCCGTCGTTGCTGGAGGGCTTCGGCCTGCCCGCGGTCGAGGCCATGGCCTGCGGGGCGCCCGTGATCGCCAGTCGCGCGGGCTCGCTCCCCGAGGTCGTCGGCGAGGCGGGGATCTTCTTCGACCCGCTCGACGTCGCCGACATCGCCCGCGCCCTCGACGCGATCCTCCGCGACCCCGCCCGCCGCGACGCGCTCGCCGCCCTGGCGCTCCGACGCGCAGCGACCTTCGATTGGGATCGATCGGCGCAGTCCTTGCTTGCATGCTTTCGCGAACTCGATCCTGCAGGATCGAGTCGTCGTCGCCCGCCGAACGCCCCGCATCGTCGGCGGACGACGAGGGAATTGGGGTTGAATGAAATCTCTCGGGATGCGCTCCTGGACGGTCGGCCAGGGCCGGTTGGAGAAGCGACGCAGCGCCCGAATTTGAACTAA
- a CDS encoding sigma-70 family RNA polymerase sigma factor has translation MISAERFHNDDLSGLVLLERADVRVLTPEEERRILMELDAHRRVLAAGAEDRRLPDAAPDFDVQDFVRTLLAAGPATSDEEAVLLATAKCYNATRTRLAMANLRLVAHVARRYRDRGLSASDLLQEGFCGLLTAIDRYDVSNTTRLASYAVWWIRQSLQRAVAAGVYPVRLNPRHLQKLAESSHEAEDPNRKPARPRSSSSEATLKQIHTATRPALSLDAPIGDAGGSSLMDTLSYPSSDEADDPDQGEQLASLIDQLKPRERMVLQLRFGLNGQESRSLSQVSQVLDVSKERIRQIQDAALAKLRALARRDRSCCEVG, from the coding sequence ATGATCTCCGCCGAACGCTTCCACAACGACGACCTCTCCGGCCTGGTGCTCCTCGAGCGTGCGGACGTCCGCGTCCTGACGCCCGAGGAGGAGCGGCGGATCTTGATGGAACTCGACGCCCATCGCCGCGTGCTGGCCGCGGGGGCCGAGGACCGTCGCCTCCCCGACGCCGCGCCCGACTTCGACGTCCAGGACTTCGTCCGGACTCTGCTGGCCGCCGGCCCGGCGACGAGCGACGAGGAGGCGGTGCTGCTGGCGACCGCCAAGTGCTACAACGCGACCCGGACGCGGCTGGCGATGGCCAACCTGCGGCTGGTCGCCCACGTCGCCCGCCGCTACCGCGACCGCGGCCTGTCGGCCTCCGACCTGCTCCAGGAGGGCTTCTGCGGCCTTCTCACGGCCATCGACCGCTACGACGTCTCCAACACGACGCGACTGGCCTCGTATGCGGTCTGGTGGATCCGCCAGTCCCTCCAGCGCGCCGTCGCCGCCGGGGTCTACCCGGTCCGGCTGAACCCGCGACACCTGCAGAAGCTCGCCGAGAGTTCGCACGAGGCCGAGGACCCGAATCGCAAGCCGGCCCGCCCTCGGTCCTCCTCGTCGGAGGCGACCCTGAAGCAGATCCATACGGCCACCCGGCCCGCCCTCTCGCTCGACGCCCCCATCGGCGACGCCGGCGGGTCGAGCCTCATGGACACGCTGTCCTATCCGTCTTCCGACGAGGCCGACGACCCCGATCAGGGCGAGCAGCTCGCGAGCCTGATCGACCAGCTCAAGCCTCGCGAACGGATGGTCCTCCAGCTCCGGTTCGGCCTGAACGGCCAGGAGAGTCGCTCGCTCAGCCAGGTCAGCCAGGTCCTCGACGTCTCCAAGGAGCGGATCCGCCAGATCCAGGACGCGGCCCTCGCCAAGCTCCGGGCCCTCGCCCGCCGCGACAGGAGCTGCTGCGAGGTCGGCTGA
- a CDS encoding DUF1559 family PulG-like putative transporter translates to MGRHVEDIHRPMFRLVDAVTLVGVIGVLSGLLLPTVTSCGESARRAQCQNNLKNIVLAADQFRTTKGVYPPARIDRPVEPTTAGDANVSSIPCQLLRDLDEAAIYNALNFDVPMGPSCGVPAQNTTVASTRIGILVCPTDPYHFPDPYAGLNYRANVGLGDLGDARGVLTRPQGPPPGTRGAFDESRSVAASEFTDGLSNTVAFAEKLCGGGQEPFDASRDWVPAGAADPGLDADDWVRICSRLPQSAAAMGRTDSGRCWLFPGSLYSTFRGALTPNSPIPDCGSDALDGVGAFAPRSLHPGVVNVGWADGSVRAVRSNIDPRAWRMLLTRAGGETGDPDVY, encoded by the coding sequence ATGGGCCGTCACGTCGAGGACATTCATCGGCCGATGTTCCGCCTCGTCGACGCGGTGACGCTGGTCGGGGTGATCGGCGTCCTCTCTGGCCTGCTACTTCCCACGGTCACCTCTTGCGGCGAGTCGGCGCGGCGGGCCCAGTGCCAGAACAACCTGAAGAACATCGTCCTGGCGGCCGACCAATTCCGGACGACGAAGGGCGTCTATCCCCCGGCCAGGATTGATCGTCCGGTCGAGCCCACGACGGCCGGCGACGCCAACGTCTCGTCGATCCCCTGTCAGCTCCTGCGGGATCTGGACGAGGCCGCGATTTACAACGCGCTCAACTTCGACGTGCCGATGGGCCCGTCGTGCGGCGTGCCCGCCCAGAATACGACGGTCGCCTCGACGCGGATCGGGATCCTCGTGTGTCCCACCGACCCGTACCACTTCCCCGATCCCTACGCCGGGCTGAATTACCGGGCGAACGTCGGGTTGGGAGATCTTGGTGACGCCAGGGGCGTTCTGACCAGGCCGCAAGGGCCGCCGCCGGGGACGAGGGGGGCGTTCGACGAGTCGCGGTCCGTCGCGGCCTCGGAGTTCACCGACGGCCTGTCGAACACGGTGGCGTTCGCGGAAAAGCTGTGCGGCGGCGGCCAGGAGCCGTTCGACGCCTCGCGCGACTGGGTCCCGGCCGGCGCGGCGGATCCAGGGCTCGACGCCGACGACTGGGTCCGGATCTGCTCCCGGCTCCCGCAGTCGGCCGCCGCGATGGGACGGACCGATTCCGGGCGATGCTGGCTGTTCCCGGGCTCCCTTTACTCGACGTTCCGCGGGGCGCTGACGCCCAACAGCCCAATCCCCGACTGCGGGTCGGACGCCCTGGACGGCGTCGGCGCGTTCGCGCCTCGAAGCCTCCACCCGGGCGTCGTCAACGTCGGCTGGGCCGACGGGTCGGTTCGCGCGGTCCGGTCGAACATCGACCCGAGAGCCTGGCGGATGCTGCTCACCCGCGCCGGCGGCGAGACGGGCGACCCGGACGTTTACTGA
- a CDS encoding DUF362 domain-containing protein produces MDDAIKVAVVQGDRRRGAVAQALALIADDVRAAVSSCGSATIIPTLDELGRPWASTDHDALSATVDALLASGAGAIDVVAGAADPRPSASSCYEKLGYRAETSGRPVAYHDLDAEPDAWTAREASVGGRTESLRISSLAADSACRVSLGVARTHRTFRIGLTLPGLAAILHRDDRRGFDGSRLSKQIPSRLVPLCGALETWRGRLVRAWLGVRAIDGGMRLTGAERRCLDRVERATDRLAALATLAAPRISVIDGFSGMHGQGPRLGTRLRLGTVIAGTDPVAVDAVAAAIMGFDPLDVAYLRRAQAAGLGVADLAAITIVGEPWSQVRRKCRRHASDRLLRLVSAANPAEGDVGPAPHFRSRRSRARARKSSRA; encoded by the coding sequence ATGGACGACGCGATCAAGGTAGCCGTGGTTCAGGGCGACCGCCGTCGCGGGGCCGTCGCGCAGGCCCTCGCGCTGATCGCCGACGACGTCCGGGCGGCCGTGTCGTCGTGCGGCTCCGCGACGATCATCCCGACGCTCGACGAGTTGGGCCGCCCGTGGGCCTCCACCGACCACGACGCGCTCTCGGCGACCGTCGACGCCCTGCTCGCCTCCGGCGCAGGCGCGATCGACGTCGTCGCCGGCGCGGCCGACCCCCGGCCCTCGGCGTCTTCCTGCTACGAGAAGCTCGGCTATCGCGCCGAGACCTCGGGCCGACCCGTCGCCTACCACGACCTCGATGCCGAGCCCGACGCCTGGACCGCCCGCGAGGCGTCCGTCGGCGGCCGGACGGAATCGCTCCGGATCTCGTCGCTGGCCGCGGACTCGGCCTGCCGCGTCTCGCTCGGAGTGGCGAGGACGCATCGGACGTTCCGCATCGGCCTGACCTTGCCGGGCCTGGCGGCGATCCTCCATCGCGACGACCGCCGCGGCTTCGACGGGTCGCGGCTCTCGAAGCAGATCCCGTCGCGACTGGTCCCCCTTTGCGGCGCCCTGGAGACCTGGCGAGGCCGGCTGGTCCGGGCCTGGCTGGGGGTCCGCGCCATCGACGGCGGCATGCGGCTGACCGGCGCCGAGCGACGCTGCCTGGACCGCGTCGAGCGCGCGACCGACCGGCTGGCGGCCCTGGCGACGCTCGCAGCCCCGCGGATCAGCGTGATCGACGGCTTCTCCGGCATGCACGGCCAGGGGCCCCGGCTGGGGACCCGGCTGCGCCTCGGGACGGTGATCGCCGGGACCGACCCGGTCGCCGTCGACGCCGTGGCCGCGGCCATCATGGGCTTCGACCCGCTCGACGTCGCCTACCTTCGCCGGGCGCAGGCGGCCGGATTGGGCGTGGCCGACCTGGCCGCCATCACGATCGTCGGCGAGCCCTGGTCGCAGGTCCGCCGTAAATGCCGAAGGCACGCCTCGGATCGCCTCCTGCGGCTGGTCTCGGCCGCGAATCCGGCCGAGGGCGACGTCGGCCCCGCCCCCCACTTCCGCTCCCGACGCTCGCGGGCCCGGGCGCGGAAATCGTCCCGCGCCTGA
- the dxr gene encoding 1-deoxy-D-xylulose-5-phosphate reductoisomerase, translating into MGEEMERGESTTRVVVLGSTGSIGRSALDVIGAGGPARLQAHGLSAHTNWRRLADQALSASPRFVAMTGEGPVAEARQALRGSGVEVLSGRDGVLRMVQDESTDRVLAAIVGAAGLEGAWAALEAGKTVALANKETLVVAGPLVMDLARRRNARLLPVDSEHSAIFQALQAGERREVKRVILTSSGGPFRGFTRARLREVTPEMALKHPTWSMGPKISIDSATLMNKALEIIEARWLFDLEPDQIEVVIHPESTIHSMVEFVDGSVLAQLSPPDMRLPIQYALTYPDRHPCPGPRLDLTRPSALNFEPPDRETFPALDLAYEVMKRGGTAGAALNAANEVAVGRFLDGEIGFLDIPRACRMALDYHEFDPRPTLDRLWKVDAKARLEVQRWTP; encoded by the coding sequence ATGGGAGAGGAGATGGAGCGAGGGGAATCCACCACGCGCGTCGTGGTCCTGGGCTCGACGGGCTCGATCGGGCGCAGCGCACTCGACGTGATCGGGGCGGGCGGTCCCGCGCGACTCCAGGCGCACGGCCTGAGCGCCCACACCAACTGGCGGCGGCTGGCGGACCAGGCGTTGTCGGCCTCGCCCCGATTCGTCGCCATGACCGGCGAAGGCCCCGTGGCCGAGGCGCGGCAGGCCCTGCGGGGATCGGGCGTCGAGGTCCTCTCCGGCCGCGACGGCGTGCTGCGGATGGTCCAGGACGAGTCGACCGACCGCGTGCTCGCCGCCATCGTCGGGGCCGCCGGGCTGGAAGGGGCGTGGGCCGCTCTCGAGGCCGGCAAGACGGTGGCCCTGGCGAACAAGGAGACGCTCGTCGTCGCCGGCCCGCTCGTCATGGACCTGGCCCGCCGCCGCAACGCCCGGCTCCTCCCCGTCGACAGCGAGCACTCGGCCATCTTCCAGGCCCTCCAGGCCGGCGAGCGCCGCGAGGTCAAGCGGGTGATCCTGACCTCCTCGGGCGGCCCCTTCCGCGGCTTCACGCGGGCCCGGCTCCGCGAGGTCACGCCCGAGATGGCCCTGAAGCACCCGACCTGGAGCATGGGGCCCAAGATCTCGATCGACTCGGCCACGCTGATGAACAAGGCTCTTGAGATCATCGAGGCCCGCTGGCTTTTCGACCTGGAGCCCGACCAGATCGAGGTCGTGATCCACCCCGAGAGCACCATCCACTCGATGGTCGAGTTCGTCGACGGCAGCGTTCTCGCCCAGCTCTCGCCCCCCGACATGCGGCTTCCGATCCAGTACGCCCTCACCTATCCCGACCGCCACCCCTGCCCCGGCCCGCGGCTGGACCTGACCCGGCCCTCGGCCCTGAACTTCGAGCCCCCCGACCGCGAGACCTTCCCGGCGCTCGACCTGGCCTACGAGGTCATGAAGCGCGGGGGCACCGCCGGGGCGGCCCTGAACGCGGCCAACGAGGTCGCCGTGGGTCGCTTCCTGGACGGCGAGATCGGCTTCCTGGACATCCCCCGCGCCTGCCGCATGGCGCTCGACTATCACGAATTCGATCCCCGACCGACGCTCGACCGGCTCTGGAAGGTCGACGCCAAGGCCCGCCTGGAGGTGCAACGTTGGACACCGTGA